In Flavobacterium sp. 83, the genomic window TCAAGAAGAGGCCAAAGTTATTCCGCAGCCAATAAAAGAATTGCCAAAAACAGAATTAGCTGTTGTACCACAACAAATCGAAACTTCTAGTGCTACATCTGAAAATATTAAACGGGAAGTAATGCCAAAAGAAACTAAATACGGTATTGCTAAACAATATGGTATTACTGTTAAAGAACTAGAAAAGCAAAATCCCGAGATTAAAAACAATTTTCCAGTTGGCTATAAATTAACGATTCATGCGGCTAATTCTTCTAATGAAAATGGTGTGGTTTCAAACCCAGAAAAAAAGAAAAAAGAATTCAAAAAACCTCAAGAAATTGATGAGGAAAATCAATCAATTGATGAAAATAACGGAGAATTTAAAAGTTTCATAAAACCACTATCTAATCCTAATTTTTTAGATGAATTAATTGAAACAGCATCGGCTAATATTGGAACACGGTACCAATCTGGAGGGACTTCAAAATCAGGTTTTGACTGTTCTGGTTTAATGTGTACTACCTTTGGAGCTTTCGATATTAAATTACCCAGAACTTCCTTGGAGCAATCTCGTTTGGGAGTAGTAGTTAATACTGAAGATGCTCAAAAAGGGGATCTAATTTTCTTCAAAACTAATGGTAGAAGCCGTATCAATCATGTTGGGATGGTAGTTGAGGTTTGCGATGGAGACATAAAATTTATTCACGCCTCAGTAGGTGGAGGTGTAGTAATTTCATCTGTTAAAGAGAAATATTATGAAAAAAAATTAACTCAAATCAATCGCGTTCTACAATAATCAAACTTTAGAAAAAATATTACTTCTTATATAATGGGAACTCTTCAGGTAACTGAGGAGTTTTTTGTTTCTTATTACCCTTGTTATTTGCTTCATCACTTTCCTGATAGTATTATTTATACAAAAAGAAAACTGAGATCTATGGTATAAAGATGCGTAACATACGCGAGGAAAACATTATACAATTTAAAAGAAAAGTATCATCTTTCACACATGAGATTAAAGGCTGTGTTGCTTTTGCAAAAATGGTAATGAAGAAGTCATTTTTAAGTTTCTCTTGGCTATATTTACAACTACGGATAAAGGGAGGTTTTACTGTTTATTCCTGTTTCACACTATTTACTTCAATCCAATAACCATCAGGATCCTGAAAATAAACTTGTTTGATTCCATCTGCGCGAACCATGATTTTATGAAGCTCTCCGGGCCAGTCAGAATATGTGATATTGTGATTATCCAAGACTTTTACTAACGCATCAAAGTTTGCTGTTTTAAAGGCAAGGTGTACTGCTTTGTTTATTGTTACAGGTTCTTTGATAGTAGAAACCAGATGGAGCTCTTTTCCATCTCCTAAAGAAATCCAACGAATACCTTCTTTTCTAGTAAGATTAGTGATTTCTTGAAGTTTCAAAACGTTAGTATAGAAATCTACAGAGCGTTCCAAGTCTTTTACTGAAAGTGCGGCATGGTCCATTTTTAAAGTAAAGGAATCCTGCGCCCAGATTGATCCGGTAAATAGAAAAGCAAGCAGTAAGAATGTTATTTTTTTCATTGGTTATTTAATTTTGGTTTTTTGTTAGATAAGCTTTTAGACTTTGTGCAGTAGCTAAAGTACGCAATAAATTATTCCTGCTAAAATTAAAAAATAATAGGGCTATTATTGTTTCCTAATTTACTTTTACTAATATAGAATAAATGTAAATTAGGATTCTGTGTCATAAAAAAGAACAGTAAGGCTAATTCGTACTAATATATTTTGCAATCTTTGAACTCTAAAAAAATTAAACAGCATTATGAGTAAGACTAAACTAACAATCAATCGCAATGGATCTATAAAAATTGAAGGTGATTTTGAAATAACAGACAGCGAAGGAAATGTTTATGGACTGGAAGGTAGAACGGCATTGGGTCTTTGTCGATGCGGATTATCAGCAAACAAACCTTTTTGTGATGGTTCCCACCGCAACAATTTTGAACATGAAGCAGCAGCTTTTGACTTGCCACCAATGAAAACTAAGTAAGAAATACTGTTTTTTACTTTCAATAAATAAAAAAAGCTACTTCATTGTAGCTTTTTTTATGTTTTGCGTTTCTTCATTGTGGGCACGGAAAAGATTTTCGGGCTATCGAATAAGGAAGTATATCTTCATGGTCGGATACTGTTTTATGCGAAAATTAAATCGTCAGTTGTCAATTTTATTTTTGGTTTATTCAATTTTAAAATTGCGTTTTTCACTCTAATTTGTTCGCTTTTAGGTAAGAAAACGGGGATTAATTCACTAATGTCAATTTTTAATAATCGATTAATCAGAATTAAGTCTTTTAAAGAAAAAGGGCTAATTCCATTCATTAATTCTGACATGTGAGTTTTACTTTTATGTCCTAGAATAGATCCTAATTCTTGTTGATTAAGATTAAGATTTTTTAGTTTATTTTTGATTGTAGTCTTCCTGTTTTCTATGAATTCTCTTTCTTTTTCGGCAATTAGTTCTGCAATATCACTTTCTTTAATT contains:
- a CDS encoding VOC family protein, with the protein product MDHAALSVKDLERSVDFYTNVLKLQEITNLTRKEGIRWISLGDGKELHLVSTIKEPVTINKAVHLAFKTANFDALVKVLDNHNITYSDWPGELHKIMVRADGIKQVYFQDPDGYWIEVNSVKQE
- a CDS encoding peptidoglycan endopeptidase, which gives rise to MSLRLVVTLFLLNSIVLFSQESTKKHTIVKGETISSIAEKYDVKQSEIYKLNPKAKNLLKLNSVLLIPTIAPKNTDTKSKIAKNYQEKEHEVLAKETLYGIAKQYGVTVKELNEANPSIETSGLKIGQKLEIPGNATSSEIAVVTQTKKSSPKTAVPIETQITETENPITEVTSIEVLPKESKYSIARKYGITIKELDKVNPTIGVKSLRVGQKINVPANAIVKTEIAVVPQEEKVLVQEEAKVIPQPIKELPKTELAVVPQQIETSSATSENIKREVMPKETKYGIAKQYGITVKELEKQNPEIKNNFPVGYKLTIHAANSSNENGVVSNPEKKKKEFKKPQEIDEENQSIDENNGEFKSFIKPLSNPNFLDELIETASANIGTRYQSGGTSKSGFDCSGLMCTTFGAFDIKLPRTSLEQSRLGVVVNTEDAQKGDLIFFKTNGRSRINHVGMVVEVCDGDIKFIHASVGGGVVISSVKEKYYEKKLTQINRVLQ
- a CDS encoding CDGSH iron-sulfur domain-containing protein encodes the protein MSKTKLTINRNGSIKIEGDFEITDSEGNVYGLEGRTALGLCRCGLSANKPFCDGSHRNNFEHEAAAFDLPPMKTK
- a CDS encoding helix-turn-helix domain-containing protein; its protein translation is MKTHFDIEEFVLKGKIENELDFERALIADRKLRILSKESVHFKTLRKKLRDIIEIYETNNWSDENAIDKNKIKESDIAELIAEKEREFIENRKTTIKNKLKNLNLNQQELGSILGHKSKTHMSELMNGISPFSLKDLILINRLLKIDISELIPVFLPKSEQIRVKNAILKLNKPKIKLTTDDLIFA